In Choloepus didactylus isolate mChoDid1 chromosome 18, mChoDid1.pri, whole genome shotgun sequence, the genomic stretch CTGGGTGTAAACCTTCACACGCATGCTCAGAGGGATTTGGTTATCCGCTGCCTGTGAAAAGAGCCTGAAGTTACTAAAATTCAGCTTTACCAGAACTCAACCTGCAACAACACATTCCTACCAAATTCATTTTATCAATATCTTTTGAGATATTGATTGCCTGGTGGATGCTGAGGATACAGCAGGTGGGGAGAGCCCTCGTGGAGCTCACATTCGAGCTGCAGAATGGGCAACAGATGTTAGAAAAGCGATGGAGTGCTTTCTCCTCCCTGGCTGCCTGAGAACCACCCGCCATCACCAACAACAGGGTTACTATGCCGACCAGGAAGTTCACGACCAATGACGGCAGAAACAAATGGCCATGGAGATCTTCACCCTGGGAAGGCAACAGTACCTAAGACAGAAATTCGGGAAAAACTAGCCAAAATGTACAACACTACACCAGATGCCACTTTGTATTTGGATTTAGAACCCATTTTGGTGGTGGCAAAATAACTGGCTTTGGCATgattaaaacaaacatacaaacaaaacaaacaacaacaacaaaacagactTGCAAGACATGATCTGTACGAGAAGAAAAAGATCACAAGATAACAGCGGAAAGGGACGCaagaacagaatgaaggaaagtcAGGCAAACTGAAAAGGCCAATGCTGGTGCTGGCAAAAAGTGAGCTAGAGATCCGGTAATATAAGGAGTAAAGATTCTTCAGTGACTTGACTGGTGATTCTGCAGATTTATCACCAAAGGATTAATAAACTataaatactttgaaaaaaaatgattgcgtgatattaaaaaaaaaaaaaaaatagagcagggtAAGGGTAAAGGGGATGAGGAGTGCGGGGCAGGGGGTTGCAGATGAGCCAGGCCGGCCTCAGTGAGGTGAGATGTGGGCGACAGCGGCCCAGGAGGAGGGACCGGGCTCTGAAAAAAAGACAAGAAGTGGCGTTTATGGGGCACACGAGACCCGAGGGTTTCTTCTCTCCAGGAAGAGCGTCTGTAGGCAGCTCGCTGTCTGGCCAATGTCAATCCCCGGTTGGAGCGGCCGTCAGAGCTCGGACCAGGCCTCCTGCCGGCGGTCAACCTGAGGGGCTTCCTACGGTCGTCGCCTGAGAGCACCTAGCTCGCCTCGGGTACTCGTCCGGCGCTAAAAGCCGCGCGGAACCAAAGTCCCGGGGGAAGTGCGAGCTTGCGGACCGCGGGTAGGAAGCTTCAGCCGGAAGTGGGTGAGAGACCCGAACATGTCGGCCGCCTGGTTCCTTCGCTGGGGCCTGAGCCGAACCGGATCCTGGCTGCTCCCGCCGCCTGCGCGCTTCCCCCGCCGGGCTCTGCACAAGCAGGTAGACGGCACCGAATTCCAAAGCATCTACAGCCTGGACAAGCTCTATCCCGAGTCCAAAGGGCCGGACACAGCCTGGAGGGTACCGGTGAGCCGGAAAGCGGGTGGGCCGGAAAGCGGGTTGGCCGGAAGGGGCCTCTGGGTGACGTCAGGAAGCCGGGTCCCCATTGGCCGAGCCTGGAGTACGTAAAAGGCTCGTCTGGTGTACGCCTATGAGGTCGCCGCGGAGCGGGACTGGTTGCCTGAGCAACCGGTGCTGGAGCCTCAGAGTGTGTCCTGGCGCTTCAGAGTGTGTCCTGGCGTCTGGTGTGGGGAGAGCCTGCGGGATATGCTTTTTTCGAGGCTACCAGTTCTTCCGCGTTAATTTTCTGGTCCACTGGCCTAAATTCCTGTCCCAAGGCACAGGCGGAGGAGCTGCGTTCTCCAAATGGACAAGAAAGGCCAGAGGCAGCCAAGTTGTTTGCTGAAAGAAAGGTTACACCATCTCTAGCCCCTGGCAACCCTAGCACACCTGCGGAAACAGGGCCTCTCGTTTTTGTTTCAGCACACCTTTATTGACAGCCTTCTGTGTGCAGGTGATGTATTAGGTCTCGGAGCGGGAGAGATAGGACCCTCCCCTTTCCCAATTCCACTGAGCTTCTATTAGTATGACTGGGAGagaatgttcattcattcactcattcactcaacaaactcGTTTTGAGAGTATGCTGGGTGCGCATGTGGTAGGCCTGCAGATTGAGTAGTGAACAAAACACAAAAGTCCCAATGCTTATGGAGCTTATGTTCTAGTGGAGGGAGGCAAGCAGTAAATAAAATAAGTCACATAGAATAGGTGAGATGGTATTAAGTGCTTTGGAGAAAATAATTCCTGGAAGGAAGATGGGGTGGTGGGAGTGGTGTTGCACTTTTAAGTAGGGTGGCCTGGGAAAGCCTCGGTGAAGAGGTGAATTTTGAGTAAAGACCTAGAAGAAGCAAGGCAGTGAGCCCTGAAAACTGTGGGGAGAGAAGCACCCCAGGGAGAGAAAACAGCAGGTGCAACAAACTTAAAACAGTGGTATGCTTGACTTGTTGGAGGAAGAGCATGTAGACCAGTGTAGCTGAGCAGGGTGAGGGCAAAGGAGTCAGAGGAGATGAAGTTATAGAGGAGAGGGATGGGAGAAAAGGCCCATTTATAGGGCTTAAGGCCTTTAACCTTTACTTTGAATGCAGTGGAGAACTATCTGAGCTTATGAGGCAGAGAAGTGACATAATCTGACTTAGTTTTAAAAGGATCCCTTATATATGCCTTATAGAGAATAGACTAGAATGGCAGGAGCAAAAATATAATCGAGAGCTGAAGCACTAGAAGTGACAAACATGGGTCAGGTTCTAGGTATATTTTGAAGAGAAAGCCTGCAGGATTTGCCAGTGGACAGGATATGAGAATAAGAGAAACAAGGTTTGAGGTCTTGAGCAGTGGAAGCGTTTAGTTGCCACTGGTTGATATGAGAAACTGGCAGTAATATTCATTAGTTTGTTCATTCGTTCATCCAGCGAAAAGTTTATTGTGCACCTTCTGTGTAAGGCACTGTTTCATGCATTGCAGACGCAGCTTGAAGAAAACAGACAGGGTCCCTGCTTCATGGGCCTTACATCCTAGTGAAGGAGACAGTCCAATAAACAAAGGGGGGAAACATCAGGTAGTGAGAAGTCCTGTAATGAAATGTGCTGTGTTAGAGAGTGCCAGTGGTTGACTTTAGCTTGTTAGGAAGGGAAGCCTTTTCTGAGGAGGCTTGAGGTTTGAGGTGTCTGTTAGACATCCAAGGGGAAACTTTGAGTAGCAGCTGAGTATATGGGTGTGGAGTTCAGGAAAGAAGTTTGAGTTTGAGCCCTAAGGTTGGGAGTCATCAGCATAGATGATATTTTCATTAGCCTAGATGgatgaaatatttgaaggaaagaggagagagagagagatgtcagGGGCATGCCAGTGTTGAAAGGTTGTAAAGAGCTAGCAAAGGACAGTGAGAAAGAGTCATGAGGGAGGTAAGGGGAAAACCTGGAGAGGCTACCTCAGAAGCAAGAGGAAGAGTGTGCTTCCAGAAGGAGGGCGTGGTCCAGGGTTTTCAGTGCTGCAGAGAGGTGGAGGAGGTTGGCAATTTCACCCCTAaagaattttaagagaaaaaggtAGCCAGAAGGGTTGCAGGTGAGGGTACTTGGAGTTTGGAGAGCCAAGTCAGAGTAGGTAGCCCTGGCACTGGGCCTCAAGGTCATGAGGATTTAAGGTTGAAGGGCATCACCCACAGGGTGAACAGCACGGGAGAAACATGAAGGTGAGAAATCCTGGGGTGAGCAGTTCAGTTTGATATGGACCCGCAAGGCTAGTCACTCTTCAAGGCAGACTGCCCCACGTGCAAACCTCTGTGATGCCCAGGAAGTAACAGCATGGGCCACCAGGTTTGTGGCTGCAGATTGGCAGAGGGTGTTCCTTTTGGAGTCGCCCCACCCTATCAGGAGTCAGGCCTCTGAGGGCCACACTGGCTTAGGCTGGGTCAGGGGAGGCGAGAGGTCAGTTCACTTTCCCTGGAGGATTGTTTCTGAAGTGGTACCTCTGGAGTCGGGATGTTTTTTCTGTATTCTGATGTGATTTTGCTGGCGGCCTGGAAATAGTAATGCACTACATTTGCGTTGTAGCTCTACATAACTTCTTTTGATGCCCTAGACAGAAGTCACCCACAGGTAGTATTTGTTTGACATGGTGTACTTTATGTTACAGGATGACGCAAAGCAAGCCAGCAGTGACATTCCTATAGGTAAGTAATTCTGTTTTGTTAAGTCATTCATTTCCCCCACCCCTCACATGTTCCTTCCATGTCCTCCCCAGCACAAGGAAAGTCAAGAAATTGTCTTTGGGGAGTCCTAGCAGCATTGTTTAGCAAATAAGTAATAGCACAGCCATTCAGTGGGGTCCTAAGCAACATGAATGGAGGCTCCTTATGTTCTCATGACATTGAACAGTCTCTACAATCGACCATAGGGtcattatttgaaaaaaaggTCCTGAAGAGTATATATAGTATGCTACCACttgtattatatacatatatttaaaaatatgtacagagAGGAAAACACAAATTTGGTGGCTGGGGGTTAAGAGTAGGTGACTTCTCCATGTATCATTGCATGATCTGAGAATTTTGTCCTCATCAAGCATAAGGCAAGGCCTAACAGATTTGGCCTGTAAAGAACAACAAGCCTTTTTTAAGAATCATTTTATTACTTGCATAGACAGTGAAAGGAAGAGGATCCAAAGGGGCCAGCTCCCTGTTGCCCTTGCTCAGTTGACACTGAAACAAAGAGGCCAGATGTCTGCAACACAAGTGAGAGGACACCCTGTTACCCAAGAGCCGGTGCCATGCTGCAGCTAAGCAGTTCTGTGGCCTGCAGCTGTGCCCAGGAGGGGGTTGGGTGGGAAGCCTTGGATCTCGGCAGAACTGGAGGCAAGGAGAAACTGTCTCATGACAGCCTCCTGGGAGAGCTCGGGAGGCGATGGGACATGGCCTTGTAGCAGGACCTCACAAGCCCCCCATGCCTCCATGTTCTGGGAGGATCACAAGGCCGTCCTTCAAATACTTAAGACTCGGGCAGTCCCAGCAAGGCCTGGGCACTGTGGCAGAGCCGTTCCCCCACAGTACCATGAGAGTACATTACCTACtcagaaaaagaatttaatttgGTTTTTCAAAAGGAAGGAAGTCTGTCAGAAGCAGTTCCAAGGTGATCCCCGCTGCCTGCTGAGTCCAGCTCTCCACTGCCATTGGTGCCACACAGTTCTTTGCCATCCAGACCGCTTGCAGTTCATCGTCTAGTCTTCTGGGATTGTCCCATTACCATGCCTTCCCTGCTTTCCTCTCAGACACTATAAGGCTGCTTTTAATGCATTATAAAAGTGGAAGGAAGAAACCTCATTTTACaggtttaaaaagaataaaaaacggAGACACAGTGGCACAGCGGGACTTTACCAGGACTACATAGTCAGTCAGTGACTGAGCCAGTGCTAGAAACGGGCTCCTGACTTCAAATTGAGTACTCATCAATGTGGAGCACTCAGTGTTTTTAAACACTGTGAGCTCGGCACTAGAAATACCCAATAAACACAATGAATTAGACACAGTCCCTGTCCTCTTGGAGCTTCCAGTTTATTGGAATTCCACATGCACCACGTTTTGAAATAAAACCTTAAGCTAAGTTTGTTATTTAGTTTGAGCTTTTGAAAGAGTCCTTGCTTTAAAACAAACATCAAAAAgctaacatggaaaaaaaaaaagctaacatgGGAGCAGCAGATCTCATAGAATGTACTGGATCAGAAGCAGGCAACCTGGATTCTAATTTTACTTCCTTTGCTGTccatgtgaccttgagaaagtcacTTACTCCTcgatttgttttagttttgacATCTTTAGAAAATCTCCAACTTTACTGATTAAATgttcatttatatttgtaaaagtCATTGACAGCAATTATGTATAATAGGGATAATTATGTTGAGAGTAAACTTGTACTATTTGCAAGTTTTGCCATGGGGTAATGCTGTTTTTGTGTTGTTCTGTTTTACAGATCGCTTGACAATATCATATTGTCGGAGTAGTGGTCCTGGGGGGCAGAATGTTAATAAAGGTACAAGGCACCCTGTTGTGTTCTTTTGCTTTAAAACTTAGCTGGGAGGTGGGCTTGCAGAGCTGTGCACTCATGTTCATGTGGAATAAAGGGATTTTTCAGCAGAAGCTTAAATGCCACCAGCTTATAATAATCCTCTTTATTCTTTTGAATGTGGTCTGATTCTCAGGCTTTCAGCTGCAGGTTTCTAGGACTAGGATTGGCTTGTGAGTCTGAACAAAGGGAAATCACATGTGGGTTGGCAGCAGGCTCCCCAGAGCAAATTTCCTTCATTCTCAGGGAACTCATTCTCCCCATTCTTTTCTGAACCCAGCACAACAGTAAGAGAACTATTGAAAACTCCGTTGCTAGAAGTTAATTTTTGTCCCAAAGTGCCTATTTTGCAGGCTCATTTCACGGCCAACTTTGTCTCCCCGCGTTGACATGGAATGGAAACGTATGTGGTTGGATGTGTCACCTCTCCTTGACTCAGGAAGGTCACTGACCCTCCCGGGTGCTGAGCCCACAGGGTCTCAGTGACCCGTGTTCCTGCCTCCCTTCCATCCACAGTGAATTCCAAGGCTGAAGTCAGGTTCCATTTGGCAACTGCTGACTGGATCGCAGAACCCGTGCGCCAGAAGATGGCCATCATGGTAACCAAGGTCCCTGCCTTTCCCTCTAGTCAATCCCTCGGTGGCTTTGAGACTCTGTGGGACTCtggtttttcctttgttttctgcaGCATAAAAATAAGATCAACAGGTCAGGAGAGTTGATTCTCACCTCTGAAAGTAGCCGCTATCAGTTCCGGAATCTGGCAGATTGCCTACAGAAAATTAGAGACATGATTGCCGAGGCCAGCCAGACACCCAAGGAACCATCCAGAAAAGATGCTGTACTCCGGAGAATCAGGTACTGGGAGGTGCTCTGAGTCCCTATAAACTGATTCCTGTGGGCAAGAGCCTGCACAGGTGACataggggaaggggagaggactcTGACCCGGAAGGAGGTTCCGGAGCTCATGCCTGCTGATTTGGTTGCTCTGCTTCCCGCTGAGCTTCTGGCTCCTGTGGCCCCTTTGAAAAGGACCGATTGGGCATCTGAGCctaatttcagtctttttgttTTCAGGGTAGAAAACATGAATCGGGAAAGGCTGAGACAAAAGAGAATCAATTCTGTCATAAAGAGAAGCAGGCGGGTAGATATGGACTGAATCACCCTCTGTGGCCACCAAGACCACTCTTCAGGACATTTTGGCAGCGGAGACCTGAACGCTGGAAAgagcttcccttcctccctccctccctccctgcctcccttcgtTCCTTCCTGTTTGCTCATGCTCACCATCTTCATTTCGAATGAAGCTTTGCAGGCTTGGTTGTGAAGGTCTTTATAACAGCCATCATAGTGTTGTCTGACCTTGCCATGTAATGTATTAGCTGCAATAAAATTTTATACTCAGATAGGCTTCCCTTCACATTCAGAATGCTTCTGAACAGAATCCCTGCTTTTTCTCCCACTTGAAATTTACCTTACAATCATTCACTTGGTACTGACTCGGTCAGAGATTGGGGTTGGAGAGCTGGGGTTTTGGGAAAAGAAGAATGAGTTCTGGTGTCTGCCCTCGAGGAACACAGTTGGATAAAAAAGACTCATCTCTCTAGGGTCTCGTTGGACCTTCGCGAGGCCGGGCCGGCGACTAGGACCTATTACAGAAGGGGACGTGCCGAACCTAAGCCGCAGGCCCCAGTGGCCTAATGGATAAGGCACTGGCCTCCTAAGCCAGGGATTGTGGGTTCGAGTCCCACCTGGGGTAGGGTCGCGTGATTGTgtttgtgttttattattttcgCCGCCACTGCCAATCTTCGGTGTTTATACCATAATTGTAGGATGGGCCTCTGGTTCCCAGTTTGTCGCCTCTCGGAGGAAGCATGGGTCTCTGCTACCTCCAGATTAGTAACGCTGCATGCATCGCGGAAAATTCCCTCAGGCAGATGATCTCTAGACCTCTAACTAGGCGCCAGCGCACGGCGCGGGAAAGGCGCGGAGTCAGTTGGACGGTCAGGGAGTCAGTTGGACGGTCAGCTCTGACCGCAGAAAGGTCCCCGTCTTTTCCGGGGTGTGGAGGGGAAGGACCTGTATTGAAGACTTAAGGAGGCGTCGAGTTCCTGGACAGCTTGGAGCCCGAAGGGCCGGAGGC encodes the following:
- the MRPL58 gene encoding peptidyl-tRNA hydrolase ICT1, mitochondrial, producing MSAAWFLRWGLSRTGSWLLPPPARFPRRALHKQVDGTEFQSIYSLDKLYPESKGPDTAWRVPDDAKQASSDIPIDRLTISYCRSSGPGGQNVNKVNSKAEVRFHLATADWIAEPVRQKMAIMHKNKINRSGELILTSESSRYQFRNLADCLQKIRDMIAEASQTPKEPSRKDAVLRRIRVENMNRERLRQKRINSVIKRSRRVDMD